The sequence below is a genomic window from Sorangiineae bacterium MSr12523.
TCATGAGCACCGGCGTCATTGGCTTGGTGCAGTACCTCGGCTACCTGGTCCCCGCGGTCGTTGACGCGGAAGGTCACGCCAACATGACGGGCCACATCGTGGGCATTGGCGTCGTGGGGGTCGTGATCGCCGCGCTGTACCGGAACATCGGCGAGGTGAACAAGCTAAACAACGCGTTCTTCTACGTGATGCTCATCTCCGTTTTCGGGGTGATCATTGCATCGTACTCGCACTTCCACTCCGAGTACGCGTTCGCCTATCCCGAGGGCGCCTTCAAAATGGGCGGTTCCTTCTTCACCGGCCTTGGCGCGGCGCTCATCATCGCCGTCTACGACTACCTCGGGTACAACAACTCCTGTTATCTCGCCGCCGAGGTGAAGAACCCCGGGCGGGCGCTGCCTCGGTCCATCGTGTACTCGATCCTGGGCATCATGGGCCTTTACCTCTTTCTGCAGGTCGGCGTGCTCGGTGTCCTCCCCTGGCAAGAGGTGGCGAAGTCCTCGTCCATCGCCTCGCTGGTCGTCGAGACCGCGTGGGGCAAGACGGCGGCCAACATTCTGACGGGCCTCATCATCATCACCGCGTTTGCCTCCGTGTTCGCGGGTCTGCTCGGTGGCTCCCGCGTTCCCTACGAGGCCGCGCGCGATCGCGTCTTCCTCCCGCTCTTCGGAAAGCTTCACCCGAAGTCGCACTTCCCGCACATCTCGCTGCTCATTCTCGGCGTCATCACTGCCATCGGGTCGCTTTTCGATCTCACGCAGGTCATCGCCGTTCTCACGGCGGTCTTCGTTCTGGTGCAATCCGTCGCGCAGATCGTCGCCCTGATCGTGCTCCGCAAGCGCCAGCCGAATCTCCACCGGCCCTACCGCCAATGGTTGTACCCGCTCCCGTGCATCATCGCGCTCGCCGGTTGGATCTACCTCTACGCCAGCGCAGGTACGCAGCCGATCATCTTTAGCCTGGTGTGGCTCGCCCTGGGCATCGGCGCCTTCATGATCTGGGCAAAGCTCGAGAAAATCTGGCCCTATGGCTCCAAGGAAATTCGCGAAGAATTCGTCGGAAAGCCTGCGCTAGACTGACAGGGTGGCGCTGAAGGACCGCGCACCGTACGCCGTCGTCGAAGATCGGGTAGGCCCCGCGGAGGTGATGTTTCACCGCGGGGCCTTGCGCGTTGGGCAATTTCGTTGCTCGCGTCGCAATCCGTGGTTCACCGATAGCGGGCCCACGAGCGGGTGGCTCATCACGTTTCCGCGGCTTCCCGTGCTCGTGGCCCATGCGGGGGAGGGGAGCATCGTGGCCGACCCCTCCATCGTGAAGTTCTTCAACCGCGGGCAAGAGTTTCGCCGCGAGGCGCTCTGCGACGCCGGCGATCGCTGCGAGTGGTTCTCGTTCGATGTGGCCACCGTCGCCGCGGCGGTGCGTCCGTACGATCCTGCCGCGGCCGATCGCCCCGGCCGTCCTTTCGCGCTGACGCACGCGCCCGTCGATAGCGCGTCATTCCTGCTCCAGCGCCGCATTTCCGAGCGGGTCATGCGCGGGGACAGGCCCGATATATTGGATATCGAGGAGGCGCTCTACACCCTGCTCGCCCAAACCGTGGCGCACGCGTATGCGAACCGCGGGCTCGGACGCGCCGCGCGAAGGGAGGCCCCCGCGCCATGGCGTCTGCAGAAGGCCGTCGTCGATCACATCGAGCGCACCTTGGCCACGCGTTACCGCGAGCCCCTCTCGCTGGACGACTTGGCCAAGTCCGTGGGCTACAGCCCGTTCCACCTGGCCCACGTCTTTCGTGCCCACACCGGCACGACCATCCACGCGAAGCGCATGAAGCTGCGCATGCACGTCGCCTTGGAGGAAGTGCGCGATCCGCAGCGCGATCTCACGGACATCGCACTGGACCTGGGCTTCTCGAGCCATAGCCACTTCACGGAGTCCTTCCGCCGCACGTTCGGCCAGGCTCCCCGAGCATTCCGCAGCGCGTAAGGTCGCGTCGGCCCCATCCTAGGAGAGCGCAAGATTTCGAAAGCGCCGTCGCCGCACCCCGTTGCACGTTGTTTCCATGCGTTTTTCCTTCGTGTTCCTCCTCCTCGCCGGATGCTCGGCGACGACCGCACTCCCCACGTCCACGGAAGTCAGCACCCCCACGGCCGCGTGCTCCACACCGGAGCGCCGCCAATTCGACTTCTGGCTCGGCGACTGGGACGTGCTCATGCGCAGCCACCCGGGTGACGACCTGTCCAAACCCTGGGTCACCTCCCACGGAACGAATCGCATTCGGAAGAAGTTCGACGGCTGCGTCATCGAGGAAACCTTCACCTCGCTCGATGGCCCCGATGGCCCTTGGTCCGGCACCAGCGTGTCGCAATGGATCCCGTCCGAGAGCCAATGGAAACAAACTTGGGTCGACAACCAGGGTGGCTACCTCCTGCACTACGGAGGCATCGAGAACGGCCAGATGATCCTCTACAGCCCCCCGCGAACCAAAGACGGTGTGACCACCCAAAAGCGCATGGTCTTCTTCGACATCGAGAAAGATGCCATGAACTGGCGCTGGGAAGGCACCCGCGATGGGGGCAAAACCTGGACGCCCGAGATCACGCTGCGCTACACGCGCCGCCGCGCGGGTTAGTCGCAGTGATTCGACGCCACCGCGGTCACGCGTGTCTGCGCGAGATCGCGCGTGTCGAAGACGAAGACACCACCCATCGCAGTTTGATGTGGCAGCGTCGGCGCGGCGACGGCGCGCTGCAGGCCCCGCACATCGGCGGCCAGCTCGGGCACCGTGATCTCCGGCTCGGGATCGTGGGCGCCGATGCATGGCCGCGGGGCGCTCTTCCACGCTCCCTCGATGCGGAAGCCATCGTGCACGAAGGTGGCGCCTCCCCATAGGCGCCCGCGAAAAGCGCCGTAGGTCAGCACGCCGCCGTCGATCTCGAGGGCGCCGTGGGGGTTGCCCAGCACGCGCCCCTGAAAGCGCACGTTGGTGGAGCCGTGAAGCGCGAACGCACTCTGCACCTCGAACTTCGCGTGCTCGCGCACACCGCGCACGGTGCCTTCGATCTGCAACGCATCCTTCGGTGCCGCGCCCAAGAGCGACTTGGGGATCCCCAGGCGGTCCACCGCCGAACGCGGTATTTTGGCTTCGAACGTCGTCATGCTCCCGGGCCCATCCACGCCCTGCTCCATGTACGTCGCCGTCGATGGCTCGCCCGCATCCGTTCCCAACGTCACGTTGGCCACGAGCGAGGCCGCCGTGTGCGTCAGCGCTCCCCGCCAGGGACCGAACGAACCGACCGGCGTCTGCACCCCGATCCGCTCGGCCTCGAAGGTGTAGTCCTGCCCCAAATGGCGCTCGTTCGCGCGCATCATTTCGCCGCGGATCCCTTCGAGCTCCAGCCGGGTGTTTTCTCCGAAGGCCTTCGTCCAGGCAAGCTGGCCACCTTGGACGGTCATGCGATCGAGCCCGCTGTCGCCCTCCGGCAAGGGATGCTTCTCGAGATAGAGCTCCAGTGCATCGAGCGTGGGCACGTAGGCTCCGTCGAGCGCGATCTCCGGCTGCTCCACGGTCAGCGCGTGGGTCCCGCCCTCCGCCGCGGCGAAGTCGAGCGCCTTGGCGCGAACCTCCAGGCCCGGCATACCCGGAAATGTGGCCGCACACCCGAGCAGCCGAACACCCTGGAACGACAGGTCCACGCTGTCCACGTGCAACGCGATCCCGCGCTGGGCCGCGGCACGCACGTACGAGCGCTTCACGAACACGGGAAGCAACAGCGTGAGCAGCCCCAATGTGAGCAGCGCGAAGACGGCCGCGATGACGAATTGCCTTCGCGTGTTCGGCACCCTCGCATCGAACTGCGGCTCGGTATCCGCGTACAGCGCAGGCATCACCTCCGGTATCGCGGGCGCGGTCTCTGGAGCGCTGGGGATGTCCTCGAGCGGCAATGGACTGAGAGGTTCCACCAGGATGGCCGAGTCCTCGAAGAGCATCGGGCTCGAGTCGTCCAGCCCCATCGCGGACGAGCGCGGCGCCGGCACGATGGATCTCCGCTCGCGCGTGCGCGTGATCTGAAGCTCTTGCAAGAGCGCGTGTGCCTGCTCGCGCACGCTCTCCGGCGCGCGTGCGCCTTGCTCGATCTCCGCGATGCGTGCGGCGCGTCGCAAGAGCGACTCGTGCGCGATCTCCTCGACCCACTCGCCCACCGTCGATGGCGTGGCGAGCGGCATCACCCTTTCCAGCGCAATGGCCATCTCGCGCGCACTCGCGAAGCGATCTTCTCGCGCGCGGGAGAGGCCCTTTCGCACCACCTCGTCCACCGCACTGGGCACCTCGGGCGAGAACCGGCTCGGTGGCTGAATGATGTCCGAGCGCGAGCGCGTCAGCAACGTCGGCTGCGACTCCGATTCGTAGAGGCGCCGCCCGGTGAGCAGCTCCCACAGAACGACGGACGCCGCGAAGATATCCGTGCGCCGGTCAAGCTCCGTCTCCCCCGCGAGCTGCTCGGGCGCCATGTACGCGATCTTGCCTTTGAGGTCGCCCTCGCGCGTGTGGGCCGCGCGATCGCTCGCCTTGGCAATGCCGAAATCGAGCACGCGCGCGGTGCCGTCCG
It includes:
- a CDS encoding APC family permease, with amino-acid sequence MSETHLEASRDASRSSADVGAPQGLERRIGTLGATAMNMTQMCGIGPFITIPTMVATLGGPQAIFGWIVGALIVLADGLVWAELGAAMPSAGGTYVYLREAFQYRTGRLMPFLFVWTAILFIPLLMSTGVIGLVQYLGYLVPAVVDAEGHANMTGHIVGIGVVGVVIAALYRNIGEVNKLNNAFFYVMLISVFGVIIASYSHFHSEYAFAYPEGAFKMGGSFFTGLGAALIIAVYDYLGYNNSCYLAAEVKNPGRALPRSIVYSILGIMGLYLFLQVGVLGVLPWQEVAKSSSIASLVVETAWGKTAANILTGLIIITAFASVFAGLLGGSRVPYEAARDRVFLPLFGKLHPKSHFPHISLLILGVITAIGSLFDLTQVIAVLTAVFVLVQSVAQIVALIVLRKRQPNLHRPYRQWLYPLPCIIALAGWIYLYASAGTQPIIFSLVWLALGIGAFMIWAKLEKIWPYGSKEIREEFVGKPALD
- a CDS encoding helix-turn-helix transcriptional regulator — protein: MALKDRAPYAVVEDRVGPAEVMFHRGALRVGQFRCSRRNPWFTDSGPTSGWLITFPRLPVLVAHAGEGSIVADPSIVKFFNRGQEFRREALCDAGDRCEWFSFDVATVAAAVRPYDPAAADRPGRPFALTHAPVDSASFLLQRRISERVMRGDRPDILDIEEALYTLLAQTVAHAYANRGLGRAARREAPAPWRLQKAVVDHIERTLATRYREPLSLDDLAKSVGYSPFHLAHVFRAHTGTTIHAKRMKLRMHVALEEVRDPQRDLTDIALDLGFSSHSHFTESFRRTFGQAPRAFRSA
- a CDS encoding DUF1579 domain-containing protein, coding for MRFSFVFLLLAGCSATTALPTSTEVSTPTAACSTPERRQFDFWLGDWDVLMRSHPGDDLSKPWVTSHGTNRIRKKFDGCVIEETFTSLDGPDGPWSGTSVSQWIPSESQWKQTWVDNQGGYLLHYGGIENGQMILYSPPRTKDGVTTQKRMVFFDIEKDAMNWRWEGTRDGGKTWTPEITLRYTRRRAG
- a CDS encoding serine/threonine protein kinase; translated protein: MLEDDALGWNLGRYTLHGEIASGGMASVHIGRMVASAGFSKVVAIKRLHEEFAGDPDFVTMFLDEARLAARVHHPNVVQPLDVLAEGGEVFLVMEYVRGETLAKLQRILRPMGEKVPLPVAGAIVVGVLHGLHAAHEARSELGEPLGIVHRDVSPQNVLVGTDGTARVLDFGIAKASDRAAHTREGDLKGKIAYMAPEQLAGETELDRRTDIFAASVVLWELLTGRRLYESESQPTLLTRSRSDIIQPPSRFSPEVPSAVDEVVRKGLSRAREDRFASAREMAIALERVMPLATPSTVGEWVEEIAHESLLRRAARIAEIEQGARAPESVREQAHALLQELQITRTRERRSIVPAPRSSAMGLDDSSPMLFEDSAILVEPLSPLPLEDIPSAPETAPAIPEVMPALYADTEPQFDARVPNTRRQFVIAAVFALLTLGLLTLLLPVFVKRSYVRAAAQRGIALHVDSVDLSFQGVRLLGCAATFPGMPGLEVRAKALDFAAAEGGTHALTVEQPEIALDGAYVPTLDALELYLEKHPLPEGDSGLDRMTVQGGQLAWTKAFGENTRLELEGIRGEMMRANERHLGQDYTFEAERIGVQTPVGSFGPWRGALTHTAASLVANVTLGTDAGEPSTATYMEQGVDGPGSMTTFEAKIPRSAVDRLGIPKSLLGAAPKDALQIEGTVRGVREHAKFEVQSAFALHGSTNVRFQGRVLGNPHGALEIDGGVLTYGAFRGRLWGGATFVHDGFRIEGAWKSAPRPCIGAHDPEPEITVPELAADVRGLQRAVAAPTLPHQTAMGGVFVFDTRDLAQTRVTAVASNHCD